DNA sequence from the Candidatus Methylomirabilota bacterium genome:
CGTCGACGCCGTCTTCGCGCGGGACTACCCGCTGGTGCAGGGGGTGGTCCTGCTCATCGCCGTCGGGTTCATCCTGAGCAACCTGCTCGTGGATCTCCTCTATGGCTGGATCGATCCGCGGATCCGATATCGCTGAGCCGGCCGGGGCCATCGCTCGGACGCCGCGGGCGCTGCCCGTGCGCGAACGGCGCTGGCTAGTCCTGCGGCATGCCGCGCGCACCCGGCTGGCCCCGCTGGGCGTCGTGGTGATGCTCCTGGCCCTGATGGTCGCTCTGCTGGCGCCCGTCGTGTCCCCGTATGACCCGCTCAAGCAGGACCTCGGCAATGCCTTGGCCAAGCCCGGTCGCGCCCATCTCCTGGGCACCGACAACGTGGGGCGTGATGTGCTCTCGCGAATGATCTGGGGCACCCGCGTCTCGCTCGTGGCCGGCTTCGGCTCGGTCGCCATCGCGGTGATGGCGGGCGGGCTCCTCGGCTTGCTGGCGGGCTATGCGGGGGGTCGCGCCGACGGGCTGGTGATGCGGCTCATGGACGCGGTGCTCTCGTTTCCTCCTCTCGTGCTTGCCCTGGCCCTCGGCGCCGTGCTGGGAGCGGGGCTGGGCGGCGTGGTGATCGCGCTCGGCGTGGTGTACACGCCCACCTTTGCCCGCCTGATGCGCGGCCAGGTGCTCACCATCACGGCGCGCGACTACGTGGAAGCGGCCCGCGCCCTGGGCGCCCCGGGCTGGCGCATCGCCTGGCATCACGTCTTGCCCAATGCCATGGCGCCCATCGTGATCCAGGCGTCGCTGAGCGTGGCCTTCGCCATCCTGGCCGAGGCCTCGCTGTCCTTCCTGGGGCTCGGCATCCAGCCCCCCGGCGCCTCCTGGGGCAGCATGATCAATGCCGGCCGCGGCTATCTCCAGCAGGCGCCCTGGATCGTCTTCGGTCCCGGCGCCGCCCTGTTCATCACGGTGGTAGGCTTGAACTTCGTGGGCGATGCCGTGCGCGATGCTCTGGATCCGCGACTGCGGGCGTGAGGGGACTCCAGCTCAGAGAATCCCTCTCCCCCGCGAGGGGAGTGGGTCGCCGTTCGAGCTGAGACGCTGCCGACGAGCCGACGGCGAGGAGAGCGGCGAGGCGAGAGCTGAAACGGTTGAGGGGGCGGCGCCGAGTCGACTGTACCTCTGAGGAAAGGATCCCATGCCAAACGTCTACGCCCTCTCCGGCGGTCTCATCGATCTCGACCGGAGCGGCTTCTTCTGCGACGTGGCCCCGGGCACGCGCATGACGGTGCCCGTGATCTGCTTCTTGATCGGACACCCACGCGGCAATGTTCTCGTCGATACTGGCGTGCATCGCCAGGCTCTGACCGACCCGGTCGGCCGTCTCGGTGAGGGGCGCGCTTCGCGATTCCGCCTCCGCTC
Encoded proteins:
- a CDS encoding ABC transporter permease — protein: MAGSIRGSDIAEPAGAIARTPRALPVRERRWLVLRHAARTRLAPLGVVVMLLALMVALLAPVVSPYDPLKQDLGNALAKPGRAHLLGTDNVGRDVLSRMIWGTRVSLVAGFGSVAIAVMAGGLLGLLAGYAGGRADGLVMRLMDAVLSFPPLVLALALGAVLGAGLGGVVIALGVVYTPTFARLMRGQVLTITARDYVEAARALGAPGWRIAWHHVLPNAMAPIVIQASLSVAFAILAEASLSFLGLGIQPPGASWGSMINAGRGYLQQAPWIVFGPGAALFITVVGLNFVGDAVRDALDPRLRA
- a CDS encoding ABC transporter permease subunit, with translation VDAVFARDYPLVQGVVLLIAVGFILSNLLVDLLYGWIDPRIRYR